A genome region from Arthrobacter sp. V1I9 includes the following:
- a CDS encoding RtcB family protein: protein METINSKLLNWASILDPLTREQAVMTAELPFIYPHLALMPDAHLGKGATVGSVIPTLRAIIPAAVGVDIGCGMIAVRTQYSLTDLPKDRRRLREDIERVVPLSAGHNNKKVLPTAEPRIAELKQLAAKAGFNPAQYVAKWELQLGSLGSGNHFIEVCADENDDVWLFLHSGSRGVGNKIAQHHIGVAQHVSRKHQIRLPHPDLAYLDEGTPQFDRYIAELRWAQHFALLNREEMMDRVSTQFGHWVGGPVHERERINCHHNFTQQETHYGKSLWVSRKGAIKAAPGDPGLIPGSMGTASYVVEGRGNRESLNSSPHGAGREYSRNAARRTFSLEELKKAMRGIEFRASEAFIDEIPAAYKSIDQVMQDAADLVTVRHKLRQLINVKGN, encoded by the coding sequence ATGGAGACCATCAACAGCAAGCTGCTCAACTGGGCTTCGATCCTGGACCCCCTAACGCGGGAACAGGCCGTGATGACTGCCGAGCTGCCGTTCATCTATCCGCACCTGGCGCTGATGCCTGACGCGCACCTGGGCAAGGGCGCCACCGTGGGCTCGGTCATTCCCACATTGCGCGCAATCATTCCCGCGGCCGTGGGCGTGGACATCGGCTGCGGCATGATTGCCGTGCGGACCCAGTACTCGCTGACGGACCTGCCGAAGGACCGGCGGCGGCTCCGCGAGGACATCGAGCGTGTGGTTCCGCTGTCCGCCGGGCACAACAATAAAAAAGTGTTGCCCACGGCGGAGCCCCGGATCGCGGAGCTGAAGCAACTCGCGGCGAAGGCCGGTTTCAACCCGGCCCAGTACGTGGCAAAGTGGGAGCTGCAGCTGGGGTCCCTGGGCTCGGGCAACCACTTCATCGAGGTCTGCGCGGACGAAAACGACGACGTCTGGCTGTTCCTGCACTCCGGCTCACGCGGCGTGGGCAACAAGATCGCCCAGCACCACATCGGCGTCGCCCAGCACGTGTCCCGGAAGCACCAGATCCGCCTGCCGCACCCGGACCTCGCCTACCTGGACGAGGGGACGCCGCAGTTCGACCGGTACATCGCTGAGCTGCGCTGGGCCCAGCACTTCGCGCTGCTGAACCGCGAGGAAATGATGGACCGCGTCAGCACACAGTTCGGCCATTGGGTGGGCGGTCCGGTGCACGAACGGGAGCGCATCAACTGTCACCACAACTTCACCCAGCAGGAGACGCATTACGGCAAATCCTTGTGGGTGTCGCGGAAGGGCGCCATCAAAGCCGCGCCGGGCGATCCCGGACTGATCCCCGGTTCCATGGGAACGGCGTCGTACGTGGTGGAAGGACGGGGCAACCGCGAATCCCTGAACTCCTCGCCGCACGGTGCAGGCAGGGAGTACTCCCGCAACGCCGCCCGCAGAACGTTCTCGCTGGAGGAGCTTAAGAAGGCCATGCGGGGCATCGAGTTCCGGGCCTCGGAGGCATTCATCGACGAAATCCCGGCAGCCTACAAATCGATTGACCAAGTGATGCAGGACGCCGCCGACCTCGTCACGGTCCGGCACAAGCTTCGGCAGCTGATCAACGTCAAGGGCAACTGA
- a CDS encoding glycerophosphodiester phosphodiesterase: MTNNQVFPVLQLPTDSPNHYARPRPCNAGFAVVGHRGAMALAPENSAVSFLLAEAAGVDEIELDVRVTADGVPIVLHDPTLERLAAGGLNAGMPVAELTLAQVHEVPLASGQPVLTFAEVLELTNVTLQVEIKDPSTVPALAELLAQNPAHIGRIKFSSFLPEALFLLALHLPAVPRGFIVRAFAATRRQQEELEDVLIVTGAGTLYTGFEHLTPVHVEQLQAAGIEVHVWPLKSREDLDRALELNADGGTADDPGQAKALLKDARTRAAAQAAGAS; this comes from the coding sequence GTGACCAACAACCAGGTGTTTCCTGTTCTGCAGTTGCCCACTGACTCTCCGAACCACTACGCCCGGCCCCGCCCGTGTAATGCCGGCTTTGCGGTCGTCGGCCATCGGGGAGCCATGGCCCTGGCACCCGAGAACAGCGCGGTGTCGTTTCTCCTGGCCGAGGCCGCAGGTGTTGACGAAATTGAACTTGACGTGCGCGTCACTGCCGACGGCGTCCCTATCGTCCTTCACGATCCAACCCTTGAGCGGCTGGCAGCGGGAGGGTTGAATGCGGGCATGCCTGTCGCCGAGCTGACACTTGCCCAGGTGCACGAGGTTCCGCTGGCGTCGGGACAGCCGGTTCTGACCTTCGCCGAAGTCCTCGAGCTCACGAACGTCACGCTCCAGGTGGAGATCAAGGACCCGTCCACGGTGCCGGCCCTGGCCGAACTGCTCGCGCAGAATCCGGCCCACATCGGCCGCATCAAGTTTTCGAGTTTCCTCCCGGAAGCACTGTTCCTCCTCGCACTGCACCTGCCGGCCGTTCCCCGCGGATTCATTGTCCGCGCCTTTGCAGCTACTCGCCGGCAGCAGGAAGAACTTGAGGATGTCCTTATTGTCACGGGCGCGGGCACGCTTTACACGGGGTTTGAGCATCTCACTCCGGTGCACGTGGAACAGCTGCAGGCAGCCGGCATCGAGGTCCACGTCTGGCCCCTGAAGAGCCGCGAAGACCTGGACCGGGCACTGGAGTTGAATGCCGACGGCGGCACGGCCGACGACCCCGGCCAGGCCAAGGCGTTGCTCAAGGATGCACGCACGCGCGCCGCAGCCCAGGCGGCCGGCGCGTCCTGA
- a CDS encoding Hpt domain-containing protein, whose amino-acid sequence MSEGDGFAPLLDPAVLVRLREELDDDEGVWKVFVQNFIAHLPQRTERLRQTLTTGDLKGAMEAVLSLKTSSQMVGAERLAGMALNLEQAIRNDTRDTDPAVALPQLAAVHLRRLTQCSRQTTYLLRAALKQKPDPS is encoded by the coding sequence GTGAGCGAGGGCGATGGCTTCGCACCCCTCCTGGATCCTGCCGTGCTGGTGAGGTTGCGCGAGGAGTTGGACGACGATGAAGGAGTCTGGAAGGTCTTCGTGCAGAACTTCATCGCGCACCTGCCCCAGCGGACCGAGCGGCTGCGGCAAACACTGACCACCGGGGACCTTAAGGGAGCCATGGAAGCAGTGCTCAGCCTCAAAACCTCAAGCCAGATGGTCGGGGCGGAGCGGCTGGCGGGGATGGCGCTAAACCTTGAGCAGGCCATCCGCAACGACACCCGCGACACCGACCCGGCCGTTGCACTGCCCCAGCTGGCGGCGGTCCATCTTCGGCGGCTCACACAGTGCAGCCGGCAGACTACCTATCTCCTGCGGGCAGCCCTTAAGCAGAAGCCCGACCCGAGCTGA
- a CDS encoding ABC transporter substrate-binding protein translates to MTRIVAGESAVPKRKRAIEAALAVGLVLLIVVGAVVASTVSRNTEALAVGPTPAAELKLGYFGNVTHAAALVGIKEGFLAEALGSTALSTETFNAGPAAIEALNAGAIDAAYIGPNPAINSFVKSQGESVRIVAGAAAGGAQLVVKPEINSAADLKGRILASPQLGGTQDVALRAWLSDQGYKTNVDGSGDVAINPTENAQTLKLFQDGKLDGAWLPEPWASRLVLQAGAKVLVDEKDLWDGSSTGKPGEFPTTVLIVNQKFAADHPDTVKALLAGHVKSVAWLNEAPAAQKASVINSALRESAGAALADDVLARSLANITFTLDPLAGSYPRLLQDGVEAGTTKQADINGLFDLRPLNDVIATGGGAKPVSAAGLGQD, encoded by the coding sequence ATGACCCGCATCGTGGCAGGCGAAAGCGCGGTTCCCAAGCGCAAGCGTGCCATCGAGGCTGCCCTGGCTGTTGGCCTGGTCCTGCTGATCGTGGTGGGCGCGGTGGTGGCATCGACTGTTTCGCGTAACACCGAGGCGCTGGCTGTTGGACCCACGCCCGCTGCGGAACTGAAGCTCGGTTACTTCGGCAACGTCACGCACGCGGCCGCGCTGGTGGGCATCAAGGAAGGCTTCCTAGCCGAGGCCCTGGGCAGTACCGCCCTCAGCACCGAAACGTTCAACGCCGGGCCAGCGGCCATCGAGGCCTTGAATGCAGGCGCTATCGATGCCGCCTACATCGGCCCCAACCCGGCCATCAACTCCTTCGTGAAGAGCCAGGGCGAATCCGTCAGGATCGTGGCTGGCGCTGCTGCCGGCGGCGCCCAGCTGGTGGTCAAGCCCGAAATCAACTCTGCCGCAGACCTCAAGGGCAGGATTCTCGCCTCCCCGCAGCTTGGCGGCACCCAGGACGTTGCCCTTCGCGCCTGGCTTTCGGACCAGGGGTACAAAACCAACGTTGACGGCAGCGGCGACGTTGCCATCAATCCCACCGAAAACGCGCAGACGCTGAAGCTGTTCCAGGACGGAAAGCTCGACGGCGCGTGGCTGCCTGAGCCGTGGGCGTCCAGGCTGGTGCTCCAGGCCGGAGCGAAAGTGCTGGTGGATGAAAAGGACCTGTGGGACGGCAGCAGCACCGGTAAACCGGGCGAGTTCCCCACCACCGTCCTGATTGTGAACCAAAAATTCGCGGCCGACCACCCGGACACCGTGAAGGCGCTCCTGGCCGGCCATGTGAAGTCGGTCGCGTGGCTGAACGAAGCGCCTGCCGCACAGAAGGCCTCCGTCATCAACTCGGCCCTGCGGGAATCAGCCGGCGCAGCCCTGGCCGACGACGTGCTCGCACGGTCCCTGGCCAACATCACCTTCACCCTTGACCCGCTGGCCGGAAGCTACCCGCGGCTGCTGCAGGACGGAGTGGAGGCCGGCACCACCAAGCAGGCCGACATCAACGGACTCTTTGATCTTCGTCCGCTCAACGACGTCATCGCCACCGGCGGCGGCGCCAAACCTGTTTCAGCCGCCGGCCTCGGCCAGGACTGA
- a CDS encoding ABC transporter ATP-binding protein, producing MPVVLEHLGKRFGDGAPVLDDVNADIGKGEFVAPLLGASGCGKSTLLNIMAGLEAPSSGALEVPSDGAAFMFQDAALFPWLTARENIELALKLRGVGKAERKAKAQELLELVHLGTAGDKRPHELSGGMRQRVSLARSLAQDRQLLLMDEPFAALDAITRDLLHDELERIWKETGRTIVFVTHNVREAVRLGQRVLLLSSRPGRVVQEWAVTEEHRTDAGLAGQLTGVITARLREEIRRHAK from the coding sequence ATGCCAGTCGTACTGGAACACCTGGGCAAGCGCTTTGGCGACGGCGCCCCGGTACTGGACGACGTCAACGCCGACATCGGCAAGGGTGAGTTCGTTGCCCCCCTCCTCGGTGCCTCCGGCTGCGGCAAGTCCACCCTGCTGAACATCATGGCGGGACTGGAGGCCCCGTCGTCGGGCGCGCTCGAAGTGCCCAGCGACGGTGCCGCCTTTATGTTCCAGGACGCCGCCCTGTTCCCTTGGCTCACGGCCCGGGAGAACATCGAGCTGGCACTGAAGCTCCGCGGCGTGGGCAAAGCCGAGCGCAAGGCCAAGGCGCAGGAGCTCCTCGAACTGGTGCACCTGGGTACGGCGGGGGACAAGCGCCCGCACGAACTGTCCGGCGGCATGCGCCAGCGCGTATCCCTGGCTAGGTCGCTGGCGCAGGACCGGCAGCTGCTCCTGATGGACGAGCCGTTCGCCGCCCTGGATGCCATCACGCGTGACCTGCTGCACGACGAGCTTGAGCGCATCTGGAAGGAAACCGGGCGCACCATCGTCTTCGTGACCCACAACGTCCGCGAGGCCGTGCGGCTGGGCCAGCGTGTGCTGCTGCTGTCCTCCCGCCCCGGCCGCGTTGTCCAGGAATGGGCCGTCACCGAGGAACACCGAACCGACGCCGGGCTCGCCGGCCAGCTGACCGGGGTCATCACCGCCCGGCTGCGTGAGGAGATTCGCCGCCATGCCAAGTAA
- a CDS encoding ABC transporter permease gives MPSNPTPLAESDPVVEPVETRHIHAALTRSSTGREDLRELESGLDSLQSDSDRKHRVDWSRVLLPIAALVTLVLIWQFYVSLGLKRRDQVPGPIDVLNQMGVLWNEGKLQEAVWTSMERGLVGFIISVAIATPVGLLLAQVAPLRRAFGPLISGLQVLPSVAWVPAAIIWFGLTDATVYFVIFMGAIPSIINGLISGVDQIPPQYRRVGTVLGASRLQMALQIILPAALPGYLGGLKQGWAFSWRSLMAAEIIAVGGTIGFGLGSLLDQGRQLSDMSVVMAAILLILAVGILIELLVFAPIEKRLLRSRGLLAGSTR, from the coding sequence ATGCCAAGTAACCCCACACCCCTCGCCGAATCGGATCCGGTGGTTGAGCCCGTCGAAACCCGGCACATCCATGCTGCCCTGACCCGGTCTTCCACGGGGCGTGAGGACCTGCGGGAACTCGAATCCGGACTTGACTCCCTGCAGTCCGACTCCGACCGCAAACACCGGGTCGACTGGAGCCGGGTGCTCCTGCCGATCGCGGCCCTGGTCACCCTGGTCCTGATCTGGCAGTTCTATGTCTCGCTTGGGTTGAAGCGCCGTGACCAGGTACCCGGTCCCATCGATGTGCTCAACCAGATGGGAGTCCTTTGGAACGAGGGCAAACTGCAGGAAGCCGTGTGGACCTCCATGGAGCGGGGGCTGGTCGGCTTCATTATCAGCGTGGCCATCGCAACTCCGGTAGGCCTCCTGCTGGCCCAGGTGGCTCCGCTCCGCCGCGCTTTCGGGCCCCTGATTTCCGGCCTGCAGGTGCTGCCCTCGGTGGCCTGGGTACCGGCCGCCATCATTTGGTTTGGCCTTACCGACGCCACGGTGTACTTCGTGATCTTTATGGGCGCCATTCCGTCCATCATCAACGGGCTCATCTCGGGCGTTGACCAAATTCCGCCGCAGTACCGCCGGGTGGGCACCGTCCTGGGCGCGTCCCGGCTCCAGATGGCGCTGCAGATCATACTCCCCGCCGCGCTGCCCGGGTACCTGGGCGGCCTCAAGCAGGGCTGGGCCTTCTCCTGGCGCTCCCTCATGGCCGCGGAAATCATCGCCGTCGGTGGCACTATCGGCTTCGGCCTGGGCTCCCTGCTGGACCAGGGCCGGCAACTGTCGGACATGTCCGTGGTGATGGCGGCGATCCTGCTCATCCTCGCCGTCGGCATCCTGATTGAACTGCTGGTGTTCGCGCCGATCGAGAAGCGCCTCCTGCGCAGCCGCGGCCTGCTCGCCGGCAGCACCCGGTAG
- a CDS encoding SRPBCC family protein, translating to MTVSFVCRTESALPPEKLFDLARSIDLHVDSQERSGERAVGGVTSGLIGEGQEVTWRARHFGIPITMTSGITEFTFPCSFTDEQIRGPFKSFRHVHEFEGTGTGSIMTDRVEFAAPFGLLGRVAERLVLHRYLHRLIRDRGHFLASISGHTGAP from the coding sequence ATGACCGTCAGCTTCGTGTGCCGTACCGAATCCGCATTGCCGCCGGAGAAACTCTTCGATCTGGCCCGCAGCATCGACCTGCACGTGGACTCGCAGGAGCGCAGCGGGGAGCGTGCAGTCGGAGGCGTGACCTCCGGGCTGATCGGCGAGGGGCAGGAAGTGACGTGGCGGGCGCGGCATTTCGGAATCCCCATCACCATGACCAGCGGCATCACAGAATTCACATTCCCATGCAGCTTCACGGACGAACAGATCCGGGGACCGTTCAAGTCCTTCCGCCACGTCCACGAGTTCGAGGGCACTGGCACCGGCAGCATCATGACCGATCGGGTGGAGTTCGCCGCCCCGTTCGGCCTCCTGGGCCGAGTGGCTGAACGGTTGGTCCTGCACCGGTACCTACACCGGCTCATCCGGGACCGCGGCCACTTCCTCGCCAGCATCAGCGGACACACCGGGGCGCCTTGA
- the cobA gene encoding uroporphyrinogen-III C-methyltransferase produces MAIQDIYPTALRLLGRPVLVVGGGPVAARRAKGLLDAGARVTVVAPVASDALQELADAGLLIWEPRTYSSSDVDGVWFVQTATGDPKVDAQVSDDAEAQRIWCVNASDHEASAAWTPAVAEVDDVKIAVNAGGDPRRAMAVRDAVATALETGDLPLRRRRASGGSVALVGGGPGDTGLITVRGRRLLGQADVVVADRLGPRELLNELAPDVHVIEVGKTPGHHPVPQAEINRILVEEALKGHRVVRLKGGDPYVLGRGGEEAEYCRQHGVEVEVVSGVTSAISVPAAAGIPVTHRGLAKGFSVVTGHEELSEVPARPDHTVVLLMGVGQLRESASALGKAGLAGDTPVGIVENGYLPNQRVTIGTLGSIADQAEAAGVANPAVIVIGDVVRVSPFAPSHFKTADYSTITPNSPRKTRSTSTTPDKPRVLTT; encoded by the coding sequence ATGGCAATTCAGGATATTTACCCCACAGCGCTGCGGCTGCTCGGCCGCCCCGTGCTGGTGGTGGGCGGCGGCCCCGTGGCTGCCCGCCGCGCCAAGGGCCTGCTTGACGCCGGTGCCCGGGTCACCGTCGTAGCCCCGGTTGCCTCTGACGCGCTTCAGGAACTGGCCGACGCCGGCCTCCTCATCTGGGAGCCCCGCACCTACTCTTCCTCCGACGTGGACGGCGTCTGGTTCGTTCAGACCGCCACGGGAGACCCAAAGGTTGACGCCCAGGTCTCCGACGATGCCGAGGCCCAGCGGATCTGGTGCGTCAACGCTTCCGACCATGAAGCCTCCGCCGCCTGGACCCCAGCCGTCGCCGAGGTGGACGACGTCAAAATTGCCGTGAACGCCGGGGGAGACCCGCGCCGCGCCATGGCCGTCAGGGACGCAGTCGCCACAGCGCTCGAAACCGGCGACCTGCCGCTGCGCCGCCGCCGGGCCTCCGGGGGAAGCGTGGCCCTGGTGGGCGGCGGGCCCGGCGACACCGGCCTCATCACCGTTCGCGGCCGCCGCCTCCTGGGCCAGGCCGACGTCGTGGTCGCAGACCGCCTCGGGCCGCGCGAACTCCTGAACGAGCTGGCCCCGGACGTGCACGTCATCGAGGTCGGCAAGACCCCGGGCCACCACCCCGTCCCGCAGGCAGAGATCAACCGCATCCTCGTCGAGGAAGCCCTCAAGGGCCACCGCGTGGTTCGGCTCAAGGGCGGCGACCCCTACGTCCTGGGCCGCGGCGGCGAGGAAGCCGAATACTGCCGGCAGCACGGCGTCGAGGTTGAAGTGGTTTCCGGCGTCACGTCCGCGATCTCCGTTCCCGCCGCCGCCGGCATTCCCGTCACACACCGCGGCCTGGCCAAGGGCTTCAGCGTGGTGACAGGGCACGAGGAACTGTCCGAAGTTCCGGCCCGCCCGGACCACACCGTTGTCCTGCTGATGGGCGTGGGCCAGCTGCGCGAATCGGCGTCCGCTCTGGGCAAAGCCGGTCTCGCTGGCGACACCCCGGTTGGTATTGTGGAAAACGGCTATTTGCCGAACCAGCGCGTCACCATCGGTACCCTCGGTTCCATCGCGGACCAGGCGGAAGCCGCCGGCGTCGCAAATCCCGCAGTGATTGTCATCGGTGACGTGGTGCGCGTCAGCCCCTTCGCGCCGTCGCACTTCAAAACCGCTGACTACAGCACCATCACCCCCAACAGCCCCCGCAAGACCCGAAGCACCAGCACCACCCCGGACAAGCCCCGCGTCCTCACCACCTAG
- a CDS encoding FAD-dependent oxidoreductase, with the protein MSSSTTVGSAERPLRVAVVGSGPAGVYAADILTKSEAVKSGELTVSIDLFDRYPAPYGLIRYGVAPDHPRIKGIVNALHKVLDRGDIRFFGNVDYGTDLTIEDLRTHYDAVIFATGAIKDADLNIPGIELDGSYGGADFVSWYDGHPDVPREWPLEAKEIAVIGNGNVALDVARVLSKHADDLLVSEIPDNVYAGLKASPVTDVHVFGRRGPAQVKFTPLELRELSHSKDVDIILYPEDFEFDEESDRQIQTNNQTKTMVGTLTNWIAEQPEDLSELKASRRLHLHFLHSPVEIYDDAETPGKVAGIKFERTELDGTGNARGTGEFVDYPVQAVYRAIGYFGSALPDVEFDHKKGVVTNDGGRVLDAAGQHVPGIYATGWIKRGPVGLIGHTKGDALETVTYLLEDRENLPVAAAPEAEAVVDLLDARGVKFTSWEGWLALDAHELALGAAATEAGGSHGVEVKRERIKVVPREDMVAISRDGVTAQV; encoded by the coding sequence GTGTCATCAAGCACCACCGTAGGTTCTGCCGAACGTCCGCTGCGCGTCGCCGTTGTGGGCTCCGGCCCGGCAGGCGTCTACGCCGCGGACATCCTCACCAAGAGCGAAGCCGTCAAGAGCGGCGAGCTGACTGTCAGCATCGACCTCTTTGACCGCTACCCGGCACCCTACGGCCTGATCCGCTACGGCGTGGCCCCGGACCACCCCCGCATCAAGGGCATCGTCAACGCCCTGCACAAGGTGCTGGACCGCGGCGACATCCGCTTCTTCGGCAACGTGGACTACGGCACGGACCTCACCATCGAGGACCTCCGCACCCACTACGACGCCGTCATCTTCGCCACCGGCGCCATCAAGGACGCGGACCTGAACATCCCCGGCATCGAGCTGGACGGCTCCTACGGCGGCGCGGACTTCGTCTCCTGGTACGACGGCCATCCCGATGTTCCCCGCGAGTGGCCGCTGGAGGCCAAGGAAATCGCTGTGATCGGCAACGGCAACGTGGCCCTGGACGTGGCCCGTGTCCTGTCCAAGCACGCTGATGACCTGCTGGTCTCCGAAATCCCGGACAACGTCTACGCAGGCCTGAAGGCCTCACCGGTCACGGACGTGCACGTCTTCGGCCGCCGCGGCCCGGCCCAGGTCAAGTTCACCCCGCTGGAGCTGCGCGAGCTGTCCCACTCCAAGGACGTGGACATCATCCTGTACCCGGAGGACTTCGAGTTCGACGAAGAATCCGACCGCCAGATCCAGACGAACAACCAGACCAAGACCATGGTGGGCACGCTCACCAACTGGATCGCCGAGCAGCCCGAGGACCTTTCCGAGCTGAAGGCCTCCCGCCGCCTGCACCTGCACTTCCTGCACAGCCCGGTGGAGATTTACGACGACGCCGAGACGCCGGGCAAGGTTGCCGGCATCAAGTTCGAGCGCACCGAGCTGGACGGCACGGGCAACGCCCGCGGCACCGGCGAGTTCGTGGACTACCCGGTGCAGGCCGTCTACCGCGCCATCGGCTACTTCGGTTCAGCCCTGCCGGACGTTGAGTTCGACCACAAGAAGGGCGTGGTAACGAACGACGGCGGCCGGGTCCTGGACGCCGCAGGCCAGCACGTGCCGGGCATCTACGCAACTGGCTGGATCAAGCGCGGACCGGTCGGCCTGATCGGCCACACCAAGGGTGACGCCCTCGAGACGGTCACCTACCTGCTGGAGGACCGCGAAAACCTGCCGGTCGCCGCCGCGCCCGAGGCGGAGGCCGTCGTCGACCTCCTCGACGCCCGTGGCGTGAAGTTCACTAGCTGGGAAGGCTGGCTGGCGCTGGACGCCCACGAGCTCGCCCTCGGTGCAGCCGCCACGGAGGCCGGCGGTTCACACGGCGTCGAGGTCAAGCGTGAGCGCATCAAGGTAGTGCCGCGCGAGGACATGGTTGCCATCTCCCGCGACGGCGTCACTGCGCAGGTCTAG